In a single window of the Rhodamnia argentea isolate NSW1041297 chromosome 2, ASM2092103v1, whole genome shotgun sequence genome:
- the LOC115738561 gene encoding short-chain dehydrogenase/reductase family 42E member 1, with translation MHLSENEGIEGAVFVVTGGVGFVGAALCKELVRRGAREVRSFDLRLTSRWSRDLKDHGVRCIRGDVACKADVERSLRGADCVFHLASYGMSGKQMLQFGRVDEVNINGTCHVLEACVELGIGRLVYVSTYNVVYGGKEIVNGNESLPYFPLDEHLDSYGRSKSIAEQLVLKSNGRPLKKKKGKNLYTCAIRPAAIYGPGEDRHLPRIVSLAKLGLLPFKVGEPTVKTDWIYVDNLVLALVLASMGLLDDIPGTKGQPVAAGQPYFVSDGSPVNTFEFLRPILRSLDYDVPKASLSVPRALSLGKVIGAVYTLLYPWLDKWWLPQPFILPAEVYKVGVTHYFSFLKAREELGYVPMVSPREGVASTIAYLQERKRKSLDGPTINAWVFSIIGMASLFAAACLPEMGPVRYLRALSLFFFRSMWMVRFVFAAAVSAHVGEATYAWRLAKRVDPANARGWFWQTFALGIFSLRFLLKRAN, from the exons atgcatTTGAGCGAAAATGAGGGAATAGAGGGCGCCGTCTTCGTCGTCACCGGCGGGGTAGGCTTCGTCGGAGCTGCGCTCTGCAAGGAGCTGGTCCGGCGGGGCGCTCGCGAGGTCCGATCCTTTGACCTCCGTCTCACCTCCCGCTGGTCTCGCGATCTCAAGGATCATGGAGTCCGCTGCATCCGTG GGGATGTTGCATGCAAAGCGGACGTGGAAAGATCTCTGCGTGGTGCCGACTGTGTTTTCCACCTTGCTTCGTATGGCATGTCGGGCAAACAGATGTTGCAATTTGGTCGAGTCGATGAGGTGAACATAAATGGTACCTGCCATGTTCTGGAAGCTTGTGTTGAGTTGGGGATTGGAAGGCTTGTCTATGTTAGCACGTATAATGTTGTGTATGGGGGGAAGGAGATCGTGAATGGCAATGAAAGCTTGCCTTATTTCCCTTTGGATGAGCATCTAGATTCTTATGGTCGTAGTAAGTCAATTGCAGAACAATTGGTTTTGAAGAGCAACGGTCGTCCCCTAAA gaaaaagaaggggaaaaatcTCTATACATGTGCTATCCGTCCAGCTGCGATATATGGGCCAGGTGAAGACAGACACCTTCCTAGAATTGTATCACTGGCGAAGTTGGGTCTCCTCCCATTCAAAGTTGGTGAACCCACCGTGAAGACAGATTGGATTTATGTTGATAATCTTGTCCTTGCTCTTGTATTAGCCAGCATGGGGCTTTTGGATGACATTCCTGGGACTAAAGGACAACCAGTAGCTGCTGGCCAACCATATTTTGTGTCTGATG GATCTCCAGTTAACACTTTTGAATTCTTGCGACCTATTCTTAGAAGTCTAGATTATGATGTACCCAAGGCTTCCCTGTCTGTTCCTCGCGCTCTTTCTTTGGGAAAGGTTATTGGGGCTGTCTATACCCTATTGTATCCATGGTTGGATAAGTGGTGGCTTCCGCAGCCTTTCATCCTTCCAGCGGAAGTATATAAG GTAGGCGTAACCCACTACTTCTCATTTCTTAAAGCTAGAGAAGAGCTTGGCTATGTCCCTATGGTGTCTCCTCGTGAAGGTGTGGCCTCGACGATCGCGTACTTgcaagagaggaagaggaagagcctGGACGGCCCTACCATTAACGCATGGGTATTCTCCATAATTGGAATGGCTTCACTATTTGCAGCCGCTTGCTTACCAGAGATGGGGCCTGTGAGATACTTAAGAGCCCtcagccttttctttttccggtCAATGTGGATGGTTAGGTTCGTATTCGCGGCAGCTGTGTCAGCGCATGTCGGTGAGGCGACTTACGCTTGGCGCCTCGCCAAGAGGGTCGACCCTGCTAATGCCAGAGGATGGTTTTGGCAAACTTTTGCACTCGGGATCTTTTCATTGCGTTTTTTGCTAAAGCGAGCTAATTAG